From the genome of Papaver somniferum cultivar HN1 chromosome 2, ASM357369v1, whole genome shotgun sequence, one region includes:
- the LOC113348903 gene encoding long chain acyl-CoA synthetase 8-like, with protein MGDSNGGVLDSPVLKNLVQNYMSIFNGNESIGIAVAFTIGLLIPLLLIGMKRTKQRGVPVQVGGETGFAIRNHRSKTLIEVPWEGATTMAALFEQSCKKNAHERCLGTREVISREVVTGGDGRKFEKLHLGEYVWETYEGAFKRASNFASGLVKLGHSADSRAAIFADSRAEWLLAFQGCFRQNITVVTIYASLGEEALIHSLNETQVTTLICDPKQLKKLAAISSSLESIKHIIYFEDDDTTVDSSFDNFTLTSFSEVEKLGKENPAHPRLPSKTDTAVIMYTSGSTGLPKGVMMTHGNIVSTAAAVMTVIPEIGRKDVYLAYLPLAHVFELEAETVMLTAGAAIGYGSALTLTDTSNKIKKGTLGDASALKPTLMAAVPAILDRVRDGVLKKVNEKGGVTKKLFNLGYKRRLSAIEGSLFGAWGLEKTFLDVIVFKKIRSILGGRMRFMLCGGAPLSRDTQRFMNVCLGIPIGQGYGLTETCAGAAFSEADDTTVGRTGPPLPCGYIKLVSWEEGGYLITDKPMPRGEVVVGGHSITLGYFKNEEKTNEVYKVDEKGMRWFYTGDIGQFHPDGCLEIIDRKKDIVKLQHGEYISLGKVEAALASCNYVDSIMVHADPFHSFCVALVVPSQHAIESWAHGAGIEYHDFSDLCKKAEAVREVQQSLLKVAKAAKLDKFESPAKIKLLPDPWTPESGLVTAALKLKREQIKSKFKDDLNKLYQ; from the exons ATGGGAGATTCTAATGGAGGTGTTTTAGATTCTCCTGTGCTGAAAAACTTGGTTCAGAATTACATGTCAATATTCAACGGCAATGAGTCGATTGGTATTGCTGTTGCGTTTACAATTGGTCTTCTTATACCTTTGTTACTCATTGGGATGAAAAGAACTAAACAAAGGGGAGTGCCAGTGCAAGTTGGTGGCGAGACGGGTTTCGCGATTCGTAACCATAGATCTAAGACATTAATTGAAGTTCCTTGGGAAGGAGCTACTACTATGGCGGCTCTTTTTGAGCAATCTTGTAAGAAGAATGCACACGAACGGTGTCTTGGTACAAGGGAGGTGATTAGTAGGGAAGTAGTTACAGGTGGTGATGGAAGGAAATTTGAGAAGTTACACCTGGGAGAATATGTATGGGAGACGTACGAAGGAGCTTTTAAGAGAGCTAGCAACTTTGCGTCTGGTTTGGTAAAATTGGGTCATAGTGCAGATAGTCGTGCTGCTATTTTTGCTGATTCCAGGGCAGAGTGGTTACTTGCCTTTCAG GGATGCTTCAGGCAGAATATTACGGTTGTGACTATCTATGCTTCGCTAGGTGAGGAGGCTCTTATACATTCCCTTAATGAG ACACAAGTAACAACCTTGATCTGTGATCCAAAGCAATTGAAGAAATTGGCTGCAATTAGCTCTAGCCTGGAATCTATTAAGCACATCAtttattttgaagatgatgaCACCACAGTTGATTCATCTTTCGACAACTTTACACTTACATCTTTTTCTGAAGTGGAGAAGCTAGGAAAAGAAAATCCTGCTCATCCCAGACTACCTTCAAAAACTGATACTGCTGTCATCATGTATACAAGTGGTAGTACAGGGTTACCCAAG GGAGTCATGATGACTCATGGCAACATtgtatcaacagcagcagcagtcatGACAGTTATACCAGAAATAGGCCGCAAAGATGTTTACTTGGCGTATTTACCCTTGGCTCATGTTTTTGAGCTGGAAGCCGAG ACTGTGATGTTGACAGCAGGTGCTGCCATTGGTTATGGTTCAGCTCTGACCCTAACCGACACCTCAAATAAAATCAAGAAAGGAACCCTGGGAGATGCCTCTGCATTGAAGCCCACCCTTATGGCAGCAGTTCCAGCTATTTTAGATCGTGTTCGAGACGGAGTGTTGAAAAAG GTGAATGAGAAGGGTGGAGTAACcaaaaaacttttcaacctcGGATACAAACGTCGATTATCTGCTATAGAAGGAAGCTTGTTTGGGGCTTGGGGTCTGGAAAAGACTTTTCTGGATGTCATTGTTTTCAAAAAGATAAGATCTATTCTTGGAGGCCGTATGAGATTTATGCTTTGTGGTGGAGCTCCTTTGTCCAGAGACACACAACGGTTCATGAATGTCTGCCTAGG GATTCCTATAGGTCAAGGATATGGATTGACTGAAACATGTGCTGGAGCAGCTTTTTCTGAGGCGGATGACACCACTGTGGGTCGTACTGGTCCACCTCTTCCGTGTGGCTACATTAAG CTCGTCTCTTGGGAAGAAGGTGGATACCTGATCACTGATAAACCAATGCCCAGAGGTGAAGTTGTAGTAGGAGGACACAGCATAACTTTAGGTTATTTTAAAAATGAGGAGAAAACTAACGAGGTGTACAAA GTTGATGAAAAGGGAATGCGATGGTTCTACACTGGTGATATAGGACAATTTCACCCGGACGGATGCCTGGAAATTATTGACAGGAAAAAAGATATAGTTAAACTTCAACATGGGGAGTACATATCTCTTGGAAAG GTTGAAGCAGCCTTGGCCTCATGTAATTATGTGGATAGCATCATGGTCCATGCAGACCCATTCCACAGCTTCTGTGTAGCATTGGTGGTTCCTTCGCAGCATGCAATTGAGAGTTGGGCTCATGGAGCTGGAATCGAGTACCACGATTTTTCAGATCTGTGCAAGAAAGCGGAAGCAGTCCGTGAAGTCCAACAATCTCTTCTCAAG GTTGCGAAGGCTGCAAAACTTGACAAATTTGAATCTCCTGCAAAGATTAAGTTGTTGCCGGATCCATGGACACCAGAGTCTGGATTAGTGACGGCTGCCCTCAAGTTGAAAAGGGAACAGATAAAATCTAAGTTTAAAGATGATCTCAACAAGTTATATCAGTGA
- the LOC113348902 gene encoding protein FAR1-RELATED SEQUENCE 5-like, with translation MDVPNDGTFYKPFVGMEFDSLDESYFYYNEYARAVGFSIRRAKNRRSNIDGALIFQRFCCSKEGHRRKRRDNDDEEPKKMKDGVLVKVRRRNVRSIRVGCSAKLDVKRVTNGKWVVRKFDEEHNHECANSGEKHMLRSQRRIQSIQVDMSMSDCKIKKPEKGDVRALLNYFREMQTESPSFFYAIQGGKDDRMLNFFWADTRSRMDYGYFGDVVYFKSNYGINKYGRAFSPILGINHHLQTVLFGCAILLNENEESLTWLLETFLKAMSGRRPVAIVTDGDAAMMKAIEQVLPGTRQSLCLGEILVDASNHFSHLENMRDAFITDLKKCIYDTQWCDEFESSWALLHEKYKLHENEWLDNLYKKRHMWAPVYSRHVFHANMMTIQCIESINSYFDGFVNEPLPLYEFLKQYEKALDHRRDEEISEDFQSLETRPVLKLDVPMEQQAADLYTRSVFKEFHKEFCESFSYIAEETARVGTNWTYAVSRWGQNRSCLVSFSSCNNDIRVNCDCQNFEFMGILCKHIFKVFTVRNIMLVPDVYIRKRWTKKAKVGVFLGEGCRKAQDDCQKSQALRFNDLCQLTFNLCAKSAISINAYQTAKSTMEMIIGELDKEAEEEVSITQPNIDHVSNLHYPIDAVNGIGSSDHLMGEDNQTLTSGNHVTMQNPQRVGDTRTGFWLRL, from the coding sequence ATGGATGTACCCAATGATGGGACGTTCTATAAACCATTTGTCGGAATGGAATTTGACTCTCTTGATGAGTCATATTTTTACTACAATGAATATGCTAGGGCTGTTGGTTTCAGCATTCGAAGAGCCAAAAACCGTAGGTCAAATATAGACGGAGCTCTTATATTTCAGCGATTTTGTTGTTCTAAGGAAGGTCATCGCAGAAAGAGGCGGGATAATGATGACGAGGAACCAAAGAAAATGAAAGATGGTGTCTTAGTAAAGGTGAGAAGACGAAATGTAAGGTCTATAAGAGTGGGTTGCAGTGCCAAGTTGGATGTCAAAAGGGTTACTAATGGTAAATGGGTTGTGCGTAAATTTGACGAAGAACACAACCATGAATGTGCTAATTCAGGGGAAAAGCATATGCTGAGGTCTCAAAGACGCATTCAATCTATTCAAGTAGACATGAGCATGAGTGACTGTAAGATAAAGAAACCAGAAAAAGGAGATGTAAGGGCTCTTCTAAATTACTTTAGGGAAATGCAAACCGAGAGTCCATCCTTCTTTTATGCCATACAAGGTGGTAAAGATGATCGAATGTTAAACTTCTTTTGGGCTGATACGAGATCAAGGATGGATTATGGGTACTTCGGTGATGTGGTCTATTTCAAGAGTAACTATGGGATCAACAAGTACGGACGGGCATTTTCACCGATTCTAGGTATAAATCATCACCTTCAGACAGTTTTATTTGGTTGTGCAATATTATTGAACGAGAATGAGGAGTCCTTAACATGGCTATTGGAGACATTTTTGAAAGCCATGTCTGGACGTCGTCCAGTTGCAATAGTTACTGATGGAGATGCAGCAATGATGAAAGCAATTGAGCAAGTTTTACCAGGTACCCGTCAGAGTTTATGTTTAGGGGAGATTCTCGTGGATGCTTCCAATCATTTTAGTCATTTGGAAAATATGAGGGATGCATTTATTACAGATTTGAAGAAATGTATCTATGATACacaatggtgtgatgaatttgagTCAAGTTGGGCATTGTTACATGAAAAGTACAAGCTTCATGAAAATGAGTGGCTGGATAATTTGTACAAGAAACGGCACATGTGGGCTCCAGTGTACTCGAGGCATGTTTTCCACGCAAATATGATGACGATTCAATGCATCGAGAGTATAAATTCTTACTTCGATGGATTCGTGAATGAGCCACTTCCTCTTTATGAGTTTCTCAAGCAGTACGAGAAGGCGCTTGATCATAGACGGGATGAGGAAATATCGGAAGACTTTCAGTCTCTTGAAACACGGCCTGTTTTGAAGTTAGATGTTCCAATGGAACAACAAGCTGCTGATCTGTACACAAGATCAGTCTTTAAAGAGTTCCATAAGGAGTTTTGTGAGAGTTTTAGCTACATTGCTGAAGAAACAGCAAGGGTAGGAACAAATTGGACATATGCGGTGTCAAGGTGGGGTCAAAATAGGAGTTGCCTTGTTAGTTTCAGCTCTTGTAATAATGACATACGAGTGAATTGTGATTGTCAGAATTTTGAGTTCATGGGGATTCTTTGTAAGCATATTTTTAAAGTCTTCACTGTGCGGAATATTATGTTGGTTCCAGATGTCTACATCAGGAAAAGGTGGACAAAAAAGGCAAAAGTTGGGGTTTTCTTGGGTGAAGGATGTAGGAAAGCGCAAGACGACTGTCAGAAATCTCAAGCCTTGCGTTTTAACGATCTTTGCCAACTCACTTTTAATCTTTGTGCTAAGTCTGCAATATCCATAAATGCTTACCAAACTGCGAAATCTACTATGGAGATGATAATTGGAGAGCTGGACAAAGAAGCCGAGGAAGAGGTGAGTATTACTCAACCTAACATAGATCACGTTAGTAATTTGCATTATCCCATTGATGCTGTTAATGGTATTGGAAGTTCCGATCACCTAATGGGTGAGGATAATCAGACATTGACTTCAGGAAACCATGTTACAATGCAAAATCCCCAAAGGGTTGGGGATACCAGAACTGGGTTCTGGTTACGTCTTTAG